One Primulina eburnea isolate SZY01 chromosome 4, ASM2296580v1, whole genome shotgun sequence genomic window, CTTGCTTGCATTCTATTGCATAATTTCGTCCGTAATCAAATGCCTGACGATCCTTTAGATGAATACGAAGAAGAAGTTGGCAGTCCGATTCAGGATACACATAATGATTACATAAGCAGTTTTGAGTCATCGAACGATTGGGTTAATTGGCGAGATCAGTGTGCAATGTCCATGTGGAACACCTACCATTAATGTCTTTTTCTCTGTAATCTGATGGAGTGCCATATCTTTACATATTGTAACTAGCAACTGTACTTCTTTTCATAGTGAGCAGTGATGTTTGAAAAACTATATTAACAATACGATTTTGAATGTGTAGCATTTTCCTGTTTTCAATAAAAAATGTGTTGTTCACTTATTAACATTCGCAATTTATGCACTGACTACTACTGCTGCATGTACTTACATGAAGTATATTTCGTGACAGAATTTTCATACGCAGCTTGCGTGTAAAGATGGATAGTGTGGCAAATAACTTTCCAACCTCGTTGGACAACTTCTCCATTTTGGTACATACGTCGCGAGTCTCACGAACTAAATCAGACACTTCGTTCAGAAGCTGATTTATtttttcactttgacttgttgtCGCCGCACGTTGTTCATCTGAATTAGAAGTGGTGCTACTGGAAGCATTAAATTTTGGATCGTCAACTGATCGTTTCACGAAACAGTTAAAGGCCTCCTCGGCAGATTTTCTACTTTCGTAACCTTTGTAACAAGCACCAGGAAAGCGATAAACTTGTGCGTTTGCCTCAGGCCATCTATCGTACACTCCGGGCTTCCAACCCACGAAGACGACGTATGTTTTTTTCTGCATCGAAGATAAAATGCACTCAATTGTAAATGCGAAAAATGTTCGGACGGAATACATTAACACACTTAAATAAATGGAAGGATATTTGAGGAATAAAACTTTCACATCTGCACAAGAAATAATGTGCTCCGATTTGAAGAAGCGCACCCAAGAAGAGATTTTTTGAGAACAGAAAAAAGAACCATGTAAAATAATCTAACACCGACTGCGTCGTAGCTGGCTTTGTTATCTCgtcaaaaataataatcaatggTGTACAAGAACAAGTCATGGTTTAACGAACAGAAGTTTGTTTGACTAAGATTTGAAGAAGGAAAAGTACAGCACATACGAGTgcaaaaaagaaacaaaattacTTAACAGAAAAAAATCACCATCTAATTATCGAAATCTTGAACACAATTTTTCCGGATCTTTCGTGCGTAGATCCACTTCGCTTCTACATCTGTTGTCGGAAGTATAAGAGGGGGAGGATAAGGATTGAGTGAGAGAGAAGAGTAGTTACGGAGATCTGGAATTTGGGTGAGGACAAAAAAAAGAAGACACCATCTATGTACAGTAGAAGGGGTAAAAATGGTAAAGAAAATAATGTAGATGTCTTTGTCATGCGATAAATGAGGCGTACCAAACAAGAATAAGTTTCAAAACTGAGACTAATTGTCCACGATTGCAAGTTTGTTATCACATGCATTAACTTCCAACTATTAATCTAATCCCAACTACCAAACGCAGCGAATAGGTCTAATAtcgaattaaaataaaataaattaaccaaACTTCTCCTAGATTTGATGAACCTTACACTCTAAAGAGAGTTTGTCTATCAAAATTGTTAGACCAATATATAGACAAACAAAAAATGGTCAGACATAGTATATTGTATTGTATTAGGTCTCTCAAAAACACACCACATGGGTTTAAGAAATAATATATCCATCCTTCAAACAAAAAACAATCACTTTTCActtaaaaaatttcatttttttttgttttattaaacccaaaattaactTGTGTTTCTGCTCAATTtattcaactttaaaagttaTAATCTCGTGTtgatctttatttttttaaaaacgattatgatattttgatctgaataaataaaaattgtgTAAACTCTCACCTTTAATATTTTTGGatatgttttaatattttattagaaagttggtatcagagctttaagTTCTAGAAAAGTGGTTACCAGCAACTGACGGAACAACAGGTGACCATATTGATAAATATGTGTTACAAAAGTCACGATCTTTAGAAAAACAAAACTAGCATGGACGGTGGACTATTGGGAGACAACAGTGGGTGCTTCCACCTTCATTTTCAGTGTGTTAAACTCCAAAGCTAATATTGGCTTAGACAGCATCACAGCAATGCTGAGGTTTCTTTGTAAGTCCCCATTTGTATCCTTGTCCTTGTCAAATGTACAAGGACCTGGTCCTGAAACTCTTGCTGTTGGCACGGCTCTTAACCTGAAAAACCACAACTTAGAATTCGAATTCAAATACAACCACAGACAGAAAGATGTCATCCGTATTCATAACCGAAACCTGCATTCGATCTGGCAACAGTACTTGAGTAGGTGAGGATTATATTCTGTGCGCCCACTGCACACACAAAACTCACGTGATTCATATATCTTAAAAAGTCGTTGTAGAATAATAATGCTAACTACCTAAAGCTTGGGAGGGAAAGTTTGATTGCTGGGCCCATCCACTTTTTCGAGTCGTCCGGAGGTTTTGTCattactttatatatatatatatatagaaaatcAAGCATACATACATGGAGAAAAACGAGGATCAGAAGTAGTAAATGTCAGTTAAATGCCAATTCACAAGTGCATATAAATCTCGCTATCCTCTCACCAGCAGCACTAAGGTTGATATTGCACACGTTGATTGCCGTGTGATTATTCATCTCTTTCACTTGAATATCTATGCAATTCTTTGAAAAACTAGGAGAATCCTTCATGCTGATCTTGCTGAGAAATCTGCCAAATCCACCTTTCTTTGTCCCAGGAAGTGCTGTAACTATCTGGTTTGACAGAAATCACATCACATTCAACAACAGCAGTTTAAAAACGGGAGTAACATAGTGACGTGATTGAATGCCTCAAACACCAATATATCTTTGTGTGAATAAACTCTGGACAAAGACAGAAAACAAATATACACCTCCCACAAACACCATAAATGTTGATCTATTTGGAGTAAAATCATAGTTCCATTACCGTTTACAGTGCAATCAATATGCTTGTGACTCACCTTTGTGAAATTGGCAACTTGACTAGGAAGTCCTACATCCTGCAAATACAAGAACTGTCACTGGAAACTTTTTGATGTGATGTATGTATA contains:
- the LOC140829560 gene encoding protein NEOXANTHIN-DEFICIENT 1 isoform X1, translating into METKETISRLEYGKPPWVFKGRQVSSHALDKQIALYQLHLVKAETARAFIPKEFKLVEAFGYTLGGFFLANYEDSPAGIFDELVVIAGIVWNPPTSCAWAARVLVNSDKACVHGRKDVGLPSQVANFTKIVTALPGTKKGGFGRFLSKISMKDSPSFSKNCIDIQVKEMNNHTAINVCNINLSAAVMTKPPDDSKKWMGPAIKLSLPSFSGRTEYNPHLLKYCCQIECRLRAVPTARVSGPGPCTFDKDKDTNGDLQRNLSIAVMLSKPILALEFNTLKMKVEAPTVVSQ
- the LOC140829560 gene encoding protein NEOXANTHIN-DEFICIENT 1 isoform X2, coding for METKETISRLEYGKPPWVFKGSALYQLHLVKAETARAFIPKEFKLVEAFGYTLGGFFLANYEDSPAGIFDELVVIAGIVWNPPTSCAWAARVLVNSDKACVHGRKDVGLPSQVANFTKIVTALPGTKKGGFGRFLSKISMKDSPSFSKNCIDIQVKEMNNHTAINVCNINLSAAVMTKPPDDSKKWMGPAIKLSLPSFSGRTEYNPHLLKYCCQIECRLRAVPTARVSGPGPCTFDKDKDTNGDLQRNLSIAVMLSKPILALEFNTLKMKVEAPTVVSQ